A genomic segment from Oncorhynchus clarkii lewisi isolate Uvic-CL-2024 chromosome 14, UVic_Ocla_1.0, whole genome shotgun sequence encodes:
- the LOC139366202 gene encoding beta-klotho, with amino-acid sequence MATYLFSLFLTVMVWRGDFCSLGEGRRQWQHPTTPEPFTQSQSFFHGTFPPGFLWGTGTSAFQTEGAWDCDGKGPSIWDHFTHSVPHRGDGSVADAASDGYNRWEEDVEALGYLGVRSYAFSLSWPRIFPDGVATGRPNRVAVEHYGRLLDRLLERGIEPVVTLFHWDLPQALQEHYGGWRNDTLVGLFDAYAAFCFRTYGGRVRYWITIHNPYLVADQGYGTGVHAPGETGDATAPFNVAHNLIKAHAKVWHTYDTYFRPTQNGKVSIVLGSHWMEPKRDQATPVNIELCQQSMEAVLGWFANPIFRDGDYPASMRSTHRGLLPEFTPEEKHLVQGTADFFSLSFGPNNLRLGRSLAHYGQTVYPDMRRVLGWVRLEYGDLPVLVAEGGWFSDAAVEREDTDAIYLMKRFINQVLQAMVFDGVRVFGYTAWSLVDGFEWNYGYSVRRGLFYLDFSQANRTRVPKTTALFYRQVIKDNGFLSDEITGEVKGRFPCDFHWGVADSSLQVNFYPFSPQFTDPHLYSWNLTGDGALRPVQGVNLHIREAQCTDYLAISGHVSLFKSTGASHYLFALNWSLILAQGDLSNVDTEALRYYRCFLTELRKQGLEAVVTLYYPTNRVPLLGLPGPLHASGGWLNQSTVEAFQRYAALCYRELGPWVSYWITINEPNRLVDAYKIGEEQHLAAHNLLLAHAKAWRLYEREYLSQQGGLVSLALHADWVEPANPFLESHATAAQRFLLFELGRFLDPLLGGREGEGKSGRYPPEVRRYLEERARVMGLPGSPLPHFTAREKEELGGALGFIALNHFTTRLVSPRPQSPQTAPPNPQQPPDHGCLLMSDHTWASSGLEQAVVPWGLRRVLRWVKERYGGALPVVVTASGVDDQAPVNDLLRQHYIRNYLQEALKARQLDGVNLKGFYVWKLQDRHVPEFGLFTSSHHKSRPKASIAAYREIIERRGFPGNNVTSSCRIIDRRAVCSICARISENKLLLFFAACLLLTLAMLVGVVIVVVRGKRTRRRRRVGLPVCPIPLGRKCQPWERVSLQSVTDRIRVVRR; translated from the exons ATGGCAACATACCTTTTCTCGCTCTTCCTGACAGTGATGGTCTGGCGCGGAGATTTCTGTTCCCTGGGGGAGGGCAGGAGGCAGTGGCAGCATCCCACCACCCCAGAGCCCTTCACCCAGAGCCAGTCCTTCTTCCATGGGACCTTCCCCCCAGGGTTCCTCTGGGGTACGGGGACCTCTGCCTTCCAGACCGAGGGGGCCTGGGACTGTGACGGTAAAGGCCCCTCAATCTGGGATCACTTCACCCACTCAGTCCCCCACCGAGGTGATGGAAGTGTTGCTGACGCGGCCAGTGATGGCTACAACCGCTGGGAGGAGGACGTTGAGGCGCTGGGGTACCTCGGGGTGCGCTCCTACGCCTTCTCCCTCTCCTGGCCCCGAATCTTCCCAGACGGTGTTGCCACAGGTCGGCCCAATAGGGTGGCTGTGGAGCACTATGGGAGACTGCTCGACAGGCTCCTGGAGAGGGGAATTGAGCCAGTGGTCACCCTGTTCCATTGGGACCTTCCCCAGGCCCTGCAGGAGCACTACGGGGGGTGGAGGAATGACACCCTAGTGGGTTTGTTTGATGCATACGCTGCCTTCTGTTTTCGAACGTACGGGGGCCGTGTGAGGTACTGGATCACCATACACAACCCCTACCTGGTGGCAGACCAGGGGTACGGGACAGGGGTGCACGCGCCTGGAGAGACAGGCGACGCCACCGCACCCTTTAATGTGGCCCACAACCTCATCAAG GCGCATGCCAAAGTATGGCACACCTATGACACCTACTTCCGGCCGACTCAGAATGGTAAAGTGTCCATCGTCTTGGGTTCCCATTGGATGGAGCCTAAGAGAGACCAAGCCACACCGGTCAATATTGAACTCTGCCAGCAGTCCATGGAGGCGGTGCTTGGCTGGTTCGCCAATCCAATCTTCAGGGATGGGGACTACCCAGCATCCATGAGATCCACCCACAGGGGGCTTCTGCCTGAGTTCACCCCAGAGGAGAAACACTTGGTGCAGGGAACGGCTGACTTCTTTTCCCTGTCCTTTGGGCCAAACAACCTGCGTCTGGGCCGGAGTCTAGCCCACTATGGGCAGACTGTGTACCCGGACATGAGGCGGGTGCTGGGCTGGGTGAGGCTGGAGTATGGGGACCTGCCTGTGCTGGTGGCGGAGGGGGGCTGGTTCTCAGAtgcagctgtggagagagaggatacagatgcCATCTACCTGATGAAGAGGTTCATCAACCAGGTGCTGCAAG CGATGGTGTTTGACGGTGTCAGAGTGTTTGGCTACACAGCCTGGTCTCTGGTGGATGGTTTTGAGTGGAACTACGGCTACAGTGTGAGACGAGGCCTGTTCTACCTAGATTTCAGCCAGGCCAACAGAACCAGGGTTCCCAAGACCACTGCTCTGTTCTACAGGCAGGTCATCAAGGACAACGGTTTCCTCAGTGATGAGATCACCGGAGAGGTCAAAGGGCGTTTCCCATGTGACTTCCACTGGGGTGTGGCCGACTCCAGCCTACAG GTCAATTTCTATCCCTTCTCCCCTCAATTCACCGACCCCCACCTGTACAGCTGGAACCTGACAGGGGATGGGGCACTGCGTCCTGTCCAAGGAGTCAACCTCCACATCAGGGAGGCACAGTGCACTGACTACCTGGCCATCAGTGGTCACGTGAGCCTCTTTAAGTCCACAGGGGCATCTCACTACCTCTTCGCCCTCAACTGGTCCCTAATCCTTGCCCAAGGAGATCTGTCTAATGTGGACACAGAGGCCCTAAG GTACTACCGCTGCTTCCTCACCGAACTCCGCAAGCAGGGCCTGGAGGCTGTGGTCAccctctactaccctactaacagagtCCCTCTGCTGGGCTTGCCCGGCCCGCTGCATGCCTCTGGCGGCTGGCTGAACCAGAGCACGGTGGAGGCCTTCCAGAGATACGCAGCCCTCTGCTACAGGGAGCTGGGGCCCTGGGTGAGCTACTGGATTACCATCAATGAGCCCAACAGACTAGTGGATGCCTACAAGATCGGGGAGGAGCAGCATCTGGCAGCCCATAATCTCCTCCTGGCCCACGCTAAGGCCTGGAGGCTTTATGAGAGGGAGTATCTCAGCCAACAGGGAGGACTGGTGTCCCTGGCTCTGCACGCAGACTGGGTAGAACCCGCCAACCCCTTCCTGGAGTCACATGCAACAGCCGCTCAGAGATTCCTGTTGTTTGAGCTTGGTCGTTTCCTAGACCCACTACTagggggcagagagggggagggtaagAGTGGTAGGTACCCTCCAGAGGTGAGGAGGTACTTGGAGGAGAGGGCAAGGGTGATGGGCCTCCCTGGATCCCCACTACCACACTTCACCGCCCGGGAAAAAGAAGAGCTAGGAGGGGCGCTGGGCTTCATTGCACTGAACCACTTCACCACACGTCTTGTGTCACCACGCCCCCAGTCTCCTCAGACTGCCCCACCTAACCCCCAGCAACCTCCAGACCATGGCTGCCTGCTGATGTCTGACCACACCTGGGCCTCTTCTGGTCTGGAGCAGGCAGTGGTCCCCTGGGGCCTCCGGAGGGTGCTGCGCTGGGTGAAGGAGAGGTATGGAGGGGCCCTGCCTGTTGTAGTCACAGCCAGTGGGGTGGACGACCAGGCCCCTGTAAATGATCTGCTCAGGCAGCACTACATCAGAAATTACCTACAGGAGGCCCTCAAAG CTCGCCAGTTGGATGGAGTCAACCTAAAGGGCTTCTACGTCTGGAAGCTGCAGGATCGACACGTCCCTGAGTTCGGCCTCTTCACCTCTTCCCACCACAAGTCCCGACCCAAAGCCTCCATCGCAGCCTACAGAGAGATCATCGAGCGCAGgggtttccctggcaacaacgTCACATCCTCCTGTAGGATCATTGACCGCAGGGCGGTGTGTTCCATCTGCGCTCGCATCTCAGAGAACAAACTGCTGCTGTTCTTCGCTGCATGTCTCCTCCTTACGTTAGCTATGCTGGTGGGGGTCGTCATTGTCGTCGTCAGGGGGAAgaggactaggaggaggaggagggtgggttTGCCGGTGTGTCCCATCCCGCTCGGGAGGAAGTGTCAGCCGTGGGAGAGAGTGTCACTACAGAGTGTGACGGATAGGATCCGCGTGGTCCGCCGTTAG